Below is a window of candidate division WOR-3 bacterium DNA.
ACGTTACGCACGCAAGTCGCCAAGCCGGTCCTGCAACTTGTCTATGCTGACACAGTTCTCAACTCGGATGCAACCAGCCGGCCCAGCGCCTGGGACGCTGGCGACCTGCCCGGGCGCGGAAACCAGACTAAGCAAGATTATACTGCCCCCCCCGGGTGTCAACCCGAAATTTGTGGCCCGGCCGGGACTTGTAACCACAGATGGACGCTGGGAAAAGCACGTCGCGAACAAGGAGTCGCCGGGCACGAGGAGTGTGAAACTGTGAGGGTCTGCCGCCACCTTGACGAATGGGCATATGGTGCTGTCAGCCGCCGCGATGGAGAGTTTCACTTTCGACTCTGTACCGATGCTAGCTGCACAGAAAAGCCGGGCGGACGGTGCCGCCCGGCTTAGTGGTGGCAACAACGGTTGCTAGTGTTTGACCACTTTGTACCGCGAGCCGATATCAGGCGTCTCTATCTTCAAGAAGTACACACCCCGCGCCAGGTCATGAGTACACCAGGTCAGGCGTAGCTCGCCTGCAGGTCGAACCTCGTCGGCCAGGCAGGCAACCTCACGGCCAGCGACGTCAATCGCTGAGATGCGTACCCGGCCGGCCTGATTCAGTTGGTAGTGAATCTCGGCATGGCCCGAGAACGGGTTCGGTTCGACTCGCAGACACCGGAGGGCAACCGGCTGTTGTGGCTCAGCGCTGCCGATGGTATTGTCATACCAGGACTGGGCACTGTCGGCATGGGCGCGCGCCTGACTGGTGCTTGTTCCGCCGCAGAATGCAAAGGCGACCCGCTGACGAGCACCGGCCGGCAAGTCGAATGGCCCGACTGAGGTGCACAGCGACCAGTCGTAGGCGCGGTTTGAGTTCGGCTGGTTGATGGTCGCGTTCAGGAACCGCCACTTCATGCCGTCGGTCATCGCCGAGTCCGGGTACACGTACCGTGCGTGGTCAATTGCGGCGAGGTTGGCGTAGGAGTGCGGGTCGAGGATTTTCACGCCGACCGTCGGGTTAGCACTTGAAGACTGACGCATGAACGTGAACCGGCGGGCGACATCGGATGAGCAGATGTTTGCGGTCGGCGCCGAGCCGATGTCGAAGTCGGCAAACACACCAGTGTACAAGCCGTTGACCGCACTTGCACCGTTGTTCTGGATGTCAAATACCAGTACGACAAAGTCGTCGTATCCCGGAGCCGCAACCTGGTAACTGTTCTGGGTGATCGTCAATCCTTTGGCTGAAGGATGACCAGCATCCGAGTAGCTGCCCCGGAAGTGCTCGTCACCAGCCGAAGGCGGTGACACCGGCCGCAGGCTGTCCACCGGTACAAGGTCGGTGTTCGGCGTACCTGATGCCGGGTTGGAGAAGTGCCGGTCGGCAACGTAGTTCGCGGAATTACCGACTGCGAAACTGCCGTAAAAAAGCTGGCTTGAGCCGGTCTTGGGATAACAGAATCCGGACCCGGCATCAGCCGGCGGTAGGTCGTAGCCAATCGAGCCTTGGCAGGAAACGGTCAGTTTGCAGTAACCGGTATCGTGGTCCATCAGAAGCTGACCCTGGACCGGCGGCTCGCCGATAACAAGGTTGAAAGAGCGGGTGAAGGAAGATTCTGCACAGGATAGAAACAGCGTCATTGCCGCGGTGTGGCCCTGCGGACAGCCCGAGCTTACTGAAAGCCGGAACGGGTCAGACAGGTTGTTGGCACTGTCGTTGCCCGCAATGTTGCCGTAGTTTGCAGTGGAGTCCGTAATTGTCAGGTAGCTGGAGCTGGTGCGTAGCCGACCGCTGACCGCGGTGGCACCGACGGTCGAGGCATTGCGGATGTAGGTGATGAGATTGCCAGTCTCACCTGGGTCGAACCGGCCGTTGCCGTTGTTGTCTCCCGTAACCGCAGTACGGGTGAGCACGAGATTCGGCTTGTTTGATGGCGTCACGGCGTCAAGCGCGGCCTTGCAGTTCAGCCGGCCCCAGCCGTAGTTGTTGTTCGGATACGGCCCGCCGCCCGATGGCTTGTCGGCGTTCTCGGTCAGAAGCACGAAGATTTCGTTATGCGTCAGGGTCGGCTTCTTCTGAAGCAGGATTGCGGCAGCACCGCCAACATGCGGGCAGGCCATTGAAGTGCCGTCCATTGAACCGTAGCCACCGTTGGGTAATGAGGAGACGACGCCTGACCCCGGGGCGGCGATGCCTGGGTTGATGAGATTCCAGTCGGGCCTGGGCCAGTATTGAGTGTCAGTCCATGGGCTCTGATTGGGGGCCGGCCCACGGCTTGAGTAGCTGGCGATTGCGTCGGAACTCGTTGTCGCGCCTACGCCGATGCAGATCGGATAAGAGCCCGGGGGCAGGGAAGTGGAACCGCTAGGGCCGGCGTTGCCGATTGAGGCCACGCAGACGATACCAAGGCTGCGCAGATTATTGAACGAGTTGAACCAGTAAGTGCTGGTACGGTCGGACGTGCCCCAGGAGTTGAAGCATACATCAGGCTTGCCGGTTCCGGCCATCCAGTCGAGGCATGCCGATATCCAGCTTGATTGGCCGCTGCCTTGGGAGTTGAAGGCCTTGGCACAGATGAACGTTGCGCCTGGGGCAACACCATATCCCAGAGCACCAACTGCGGTTCCCATTGTGTGGGTGCCGTGGCCATAGTCGTCGTACGGACTTGTCTGGCCGTTGACGCCGTCAAACCAGCCATTGGTCGAGCGCCAGCGGCTACCGAACACGCTGTGGCTGACGTAAACGCCGGTGTCAATGTTGCCGACCACGACGCCGGCTCCATTATACCCTGCGGCCCAGCAGTCGGGCGCACTCACCTTGGTGATGTTCCACTGCTGCATGTCGGTTACGTCAGTAACGGTTGTGACACTAGGCGCGGCTTCGAGCGTAACCGTGAAGTCGTCAATGACGTAGTCAACGTCCTCACGAGCGGCCAGGGCGCGAATGACCGCGGGTGTTGCCGAAAGCGCAATGCGGCTCTCAAGCCAGAAACTTCGCACGTCCTTAGCATCGGTGGCCGCCAGGTAGTCGAGAATCCCGCGTTGGGCACGTTCTGCGACATATTGCAGATAGCTTATCTTCTCATCATAGGTAGTATTTGGTGGCAGTTGGCTCAGGTCGGCCTGCAGACTGGTGTGAACCACAACGGCGACCATCTCGTCGGGCCGGGAGTTGGCGAGTATATTCTCCAGCTCCGGGACGATGGTGCCGCCCAATGCCGCAGCAACAACCGCCAGGCATAATACGAACTGCTTCACGATACCTCCTCGGTAGTAGTACTTGATCCTGCACTGGCGCTGTACACCGGGAATCAGGAACCTTGCCGCTGGCACTCCAGCCACCTCTGCTCCAACTTCAGGCTGCCGCGTACTCCTGGTGTCCAACACCTTGCTTTCTTGGCGGTCGCCGGAGCCGGTTCGCAGGCTGCAGAAAACCATACCCGGCGATCCCCGCCCCTGATGTGCATCGCACGTCAGTTGAAAGAAGTCTATCCCGGCCCGGTGTCGAGTCAAGAATAATTGCTACTCAGGTAGCATACCGTCCTTTGCGAACTAGAACACGGTCTTACCGGCGCCGGTTCAATACGCAACACGGCGTTGCACCGGGTAGAACCCAGGTTTATAATTTCGTTGGCAAAAGGAGGCCAAATGAGAAAGCTCGTCCTCTGCCTGTGTCTTGCCGCCACGTCCGGGCCGGGCCAGTGGTCTGCGCCCATGGCTCTGCCGCACGATTCGGCGGACGACCTGGCGTGTACTGCCGTCGCGATTGACGACAGCAGTCTGTTCGCGGCCTGGGTGTCGCGCTACGGGTTCACCGAGTATGAAATCCGGGGCAGCATGTACAACGCTGACAGCGGTCGCTGGACCGGACTGCGTCGGTTTGCTACTCGCTCGGCTGAAATCGCCATGACCGGTCCCGGGCTTTCCACCGACCCTTTGCGAAACCGGCTATGGGTCGCGTACTACAAAGGGGCGTTCCCGGTTGACCAGGATAGCTGGGGCGTTTACACGGCGTATGCGGACAGCGCCGGTATAAGCCCGTCGGAGCTGACTATGTCCGATACCGGAGTTTCGGCGATCGTGCTCCGACACAATGGTGCTGGTCAGACCGGTATGGTCTGGACCGACATCGCCGGCACGCCACCGGACTTCTACTCTTCGGTCTGGTTCAGCCAGCTTGACGGCGACACTTGGCGTGCCCGTCGGCTCGTTGCTGGCGGTTCCGCGATGCCGCTTACCGACTGCACCGAGCCGGCGTTGTGTGCGGATACCGGAGACCGCTTCTTTGTCGCATGGACCCGCATCGTACCCATAGTACCGAGCTACAGAGTGCATATTGCTGGCCTGCCGGACACAACGACGCTCGGGGTCTTCCCCGGCAGTTCGCCAGCAATCGTCTCAGACCTGCACGGCACTCTGCTTGAGACCAACGTCCAGACGGTAAACACCGAGCGGCTCCTGCTTGCACGGATGTACCGTGCCGGCAACTGGACCGCACCGGAAACCATTTCGCGCACGGCCACGCCTGGGGTTAGACAACGGATGTGTGTTGACACCGCTGGCATATTCTGGGTCATCTACACCGAGGGCGTCGGCCAGCCGATGACACTCCTGGCCCGGTATTATCAGAATGACGGCTGGTCTACGCCGGAAACAGTCGCAGTCGGCGGTGTTTACAACAGCCCGGTCATTGTTTCCACATACTCCAGTCAGTTATGGGCGGTTTGGCAGGGCCAGGATACTGACACAGGACGCATCTTCTCGTCTCGGCGGCTTGGTAGACCTGGCGTTGGTAGCGGGCCAATGCGTGAGGCATCACGCGACCGGATCGAAGCCAGACCAAATCCCTTCAGAACGACTGTCAACTTGAGGCTTCCGACTGGCGCGCAGCGAGTCAATATCTACGATGCGACCGGCCGGCTGGTTCGTTCCTTGAGCGCAAGCGGTGATCGGTCCGCGGCGGGTGTGGTCTGGGACGGTACTGACAGGACCGGCCGCAGGGTGTGTCCCGGACTGTACTGTGTGCGGGAACCTGTAAGTGGAGCAAGCACCACCTTGATTCTCAGATAGCTCTCCAGTCTTGCTCTTTTGTAGGCGGCGCAGCTCCAAGGCCGCGCCGCTCTGGCGAAAGTTTCAGTCCTAGCGGGTGACTACGAGTTTGGTTCGATAGGTATCCTTGCCGTCGAGCGTAAGCTCGGCCAAATAGACCCCGGTCGCAAGGTCGTTGACCGTGAGCTCATGCCGGCCTGCACCCAGGCGCGAATCTGCAAGCAACCGGACAACTCGACCCGCATTGTCATACAGCCGCACGCGACAGGATGCCGTGCGGCCAATGCCAAAGACAATGGATGTTCGGCCGGACGTCGGATTCGGGACAGCATGAAACTCGCGATTGAGAAAGACGAAAGGTGCCTCCTCTACGGATACGCCGTTGGCAGTGGTAACGAGCATTGAGTCTTTGGTGGTGTTGCCCGCGATGTCCGACGCCCGCACGATTACCCAGTAGTTGCCGTCGCCGACTGACGCAGTCGCCCACTTGCCTTGGGTGTCAGTGGACTCGATAATCGTATCACCGTCGGTGTTGGTGACGATAAAGAAGTATTCGCGGCGGTCGTAGTCGCCATAAGAGTTGCAGGTGTTGTCGTTCTTATATACTACGTGGACGTTTGATGCGTCGAGCCGGTTCGAAAATTGGACACTCGTAGTCCAAGGCCGCACGATGAGCCCATCCTGACGTCGAATCATGTGGTCAATCTGATAGGGCGCGAGCTTGTCCCAAGTTGAGTTGCCGGTTGTATATCCGGTCTTGTCGTAAATCTTGGCGATGATGTCCACATCGCCGGTGAGCGCGTTATAATTCAGGTAACTGTTGTTCGTGTTGTCGCGGCAGAAGGCGAATTTCTGACCGCTGCGGGCGTTTTCGAAAACCGGGGCTACAAGGTCGCCACGCGGAAGCAGAATGGTTAGTGGATTCTGAATGAACCACCACGTAACGTTAGGAAAGCGCATCCAAGTGGAGCCGGTGTCCGAGATGCGGGCAAAGTGAATGTGGTCGAATCCGGACACGGTCCAATAAACAAGGTAGCCGATGGTATCGCCGGTAAAAACCCGGTCGCCAAGGTTCTTGTGGGGCCGTTCGGCGTCAATGTGGGCGTAGAGCCATCCGGGTGCGCGACCGGTATAGGTCAGAGGCGAGTCACAGATTGCCAGTCGGTAGTGGAGCTCGGCCTGAATCGTTCCCCAGCCCTTGACCCAACCGTCGGCAATGGCTACGACTGGTCTGTTGTGCTGGCCGACGGTGATGATGTCAATGCCGTTGTGAAAGTAGGCGCCACCGCCGTAGTCCTGATAATTGCCCCAGTTGTTGCCCAATGGATGAACTGAGTCGCCGGGAGGAATTGGCCAGAACTCTGCTCGTGCCAGCACGACGTAAAGCAGAACAGAAAGAACAAGAAAGACGTACTTCATCGAGGACCTCCTGAACTACTGCTGACCGACCAGAAGTCTAGATCGGTTCAGACTATTGTCAATCGCTCACCCCGGGGGGCAGCGCCCTGATCCTTGTTCGCTAACTGGTCGTTTTGTCCGGGCTTGTCCCGGATTCCCAGTGCCCGATGCTGAGGGAGGGCTGCTTGACTTGGCTGCACCTGCATCTACACTTACCGCCGATGAGATTGTCGGTCGGCGCCACTAGGATGCAGCTTATGAAGCTGCGCCACCGGCTTGGGGTCGCACGCCGGGGGCACAAACTCCTGAAGGACAAGCAGGAAGAGTTGATGAGACAGATTCTAGGACTCATCGCCGAAATCCGAACGCACCGCATCCGGGTCGAGCGGGAAACCGGGAGGGTCCTGGGCCGGCTGGCCTTGGCCAGGAGTGCATTCGATCCGAGGTTCTTTGATGAGGCGGTAATGGTGCCGACCCGGAAGATACGAGTCAGGGTTGAAACCCGAAACATCCTGAACATTAGGGTGCCGGTATTCAGGAAGGAGGTTTCAGGCGACTTGTGGTGCTATGGGTTCGCCAAGACGTCCGGAGAACTCGACCTCGGACTCTTGGAGTTAGAGAAGCTGATTGACTCGCTGCTCGTACTTGCCGAAAAGGAAAAGACGCTCGAACTGCTGGCAGGAGAGATGGAGAAAACAAGACGGCGGGTGAACGCCCTAGAGTTTGTGCTGATACCGGACATCGAGGAAACAGTGAAGTTTATAACCCTGAAGCTTGCTGAGAACGAACGCGGGGAGTTGACCCGGCTGATGCGGGTGAAAGAGATAATAAGAAAGTGACCGGAGGCCGATTTCCGATGGCCAGCCAATGCGAGAGTTTCAACAGAGTGACCGCGAGGCGCCGATGAGTGCGAGAACAGGAGTTCTCCGAACGGGTCCGGACCTGAGTAGTGTGCGAGGGCGGTTGTTGGCGACCCTGCCCCGGAGGCTGCTTGGCTAGAAGGCGTGGGGTGACGTGGATAATGTATGCAGCCTGGATTACGCTGACCGTTATCGCGCTGGTCGTGCCGACCGAGCGCATGCCGAGGCTGTTCTGGGCCGGACTGGACAAGGTCAGTCACACCGTAATGTTCACCGTACTGGGTGCGCTGGGCCAAGCCGCGGCACCGTGGTTGACCCTGTTTGTGTCTCTGTCCCTGGCCGTCGGGTTGGAGCTAGTCCAGAAGAAGCTCCCTTACCGCACCTACGATACGGTTGAACTCTTGGCCAATATCATCGGCGTTATCGCCGGTGTGGTCTGCTTCGAACTGGGCTCGAGGCTGAAAAGAGATGGACGATGACTACGCTGACGCATCACGGCGTTTCATCCGAATTGGGCGCCGGGCGTTGAGTATAGAACGTAACGTGCTCTGACCATGGGCGGGCTGAAACATACTAGACCCAAGGGAACCCAGGATTTTATACCGCCGGAATCGGCGCGGCTCAGACAGATTGAAACCGTCGCCCGAAGTCTGTGCGAGCGGTATGGCTTCCAAGAAATAGTTACTCCGGTGTTCGAACACACCGAGGTATACGTGAAGTCATCGGGTTCGGGCTCGGACATCGTCACAAAAGAGATGTATAGCTTCAAGGACCGGGCCGGAAGGGACCTGACGCTTCGGCCCGAGGGTACGCCAGGTGTGGTGCGGGCGGTGTTAGAGAACTACATCCGAGTACCGTGCCGGCTGTACTACATTGGACCGCACTTTCGCTACGGTCGGCCGCAGAAGGGCCGGTACCGTGAGTTTCGCCAGCTCGGAGTTGAGGCGCTGGGGGAGGCTCACCCGATGGTTGATGCAGAATTGATTCGATTTGGGGTTGTGTTCTTTCAAGAACTCGGCATCACTGACTGCCTGACCCAGCTTACTTCGATCGGATGCCGCGTGTGCCGGCCCGCGTACCGGGACAAACTGGTCATGTTCTTGGTTGGGCACCAGGGAGAGTTGTGTCCGGACTGCCGTCTCCGGCTTGAACGCAACCCGCTGCGCGTATTCGACTGTAAGGTCGAAACCTGCCGGATTGCGGTGGCCGATGCGCCCAAGCCGGCCGAGTACCTGTGCCCTGAATGCCAACGTCACCACCAGGCGGTCATGGCTGCGCTCAGGCGATGGGAAGTGCGGTTCGAAGTGAATGACCGGCTGGTAAGGGGGTTGGACTACTACAACCGGACAACCTTCGAGTATATTTCCACGCGGCTCGGTGCCCAGGACAGCCTAGGCGGCGGCGGCCGGTACGACTATCTTGTCGCGGACTTCGGCGGACCAGAGACGCCCGCAGTTGGGTTGGCAATTGGTCTGGAGCGGACACTCTTGGCAACACCTGAATCGAGTCCGGCGGTACGACGAAAGCTCGTCTTCGTGGTCTGGCTGGCTGAATCCGAGCTTGACGCCGCGGTCAGGGTTCTTGACCGGCTCCGGGCGGCCGGCATTCCAGCCCAGATTGACTTTGATGCACGCAAACCCAAGCACCAGTTCCGGTCCGCGGATGCGGCCGGTGCGGCGTGCTGCGTCATTGTCGGGCCAGACGAGCTGGCACGCGGCTCATTATCAGTCAAGAATCTCGAAACCGGCGAGCAACTTGAAGTGCCACAAAATACGGTTGTTGAGCAGGTCCGCTCGTTCCTGCGCTGAATTCAGGCCGCGTAGTTTGTCCTTTTCACAGATGCTCTGAGTTCGCCGTCCGCGGTATCTCGCCTGGTTAGTCGGTGAGCGAGAGCAGGTACTGGTCAAGCGCGAGCTGACCGGTGCCGGGTTCGAGCGCGACCGCAACGTGCCACCGGCGGTCGCCCGGGCCGTCGAGTGTGAGTTCTAGCAAGCCGGTGCCCGAGTCACCGGCCTTGCCCGAGTGTTCGTTGACCAGTTGCGGGCAGTCTGGTATGCCAGCAGGGGCAGTGAGCTCGAGCGAGCGCGTGTGCTGCCAGGCAAGTAGTACTACTCGACCGGTGCCCGCCGATTCAAGACGCCAATCATAGTCAAGAAGCAGCCGATGACATGGGCCGGGCAGTACCGGAGCGAGAGCAATGAGTTTCATGTCGGCCGGGAGCAGGGGAGGCTTGGCATGTCCGGCGACCGGTTGGCAGAAGGCGATGAAACGGGAGCTCGGTTCAGGAGCCGGAGGGCGCTTTTTTTGTGTGATGGTAATCTTGATTGGTTCGACCTTCACGGCCGGTGACAACTCGGGTTGACTTGCAAGCCACTCGTCATACTCCTGCTCACCCTTGAGCCGAGCATGATGACTGCACATCGGCAGCAGGTTCTCAACCGAGGTGCGCCCACCCTTGGACCTAGGGCAGCGGTGAACCAGGGTGGCATAAGCCTCGTAGCAACCCGGGACCGCACAAGTTGTGCCCCTCAAAGCCACAACCGCGTCGGCCATCTCCTGAGGCCAGGTGTCACCACCAAAATAGGCGGTGTGGTCCTCACGCGGGGTTGGCGGGTAGTGGCTGTGCTGGCAGTTCGGACAGACGACTTCGTCTCGGTGCCAGTCCCAGTCAACCTCAAGTGGCTGGCTGCACTCTGGGCAGCGATAGTGCCAGATCATGCCGGTTCTCCCGAGTAGACGCGTGGTCGCGTTCGCAACACTCTCACGCTATCATGATATTGCCGATTGCAGTACGGTGTCAAGCTTAGGCAAACTGGCTGCCCGTTGTCCAGGAACATCGGTAAGCCCGGAGGTGCCGGATGCGGAAGTAGTACGGTACGCAGCGAGCGTCACGGGTTCGTGCCAAGCTCTCCGATTCCGGAAAGCACGAATTGCTTGGCCGCTAAGAGCGTCTATGAAGATTTCCCTTGACCGGGGCATTGTTTGACCCGACTCAGCCGACGTGTTAGAATATATCGGGTGGAACAGTTCCACCAAAGATCAAAGACCGCACCGGGGGAAAGATGAAGAAGACGTCTACTTCTGTAGTCCGCGAGATAAGAAGGCGCAAAGTCCGGTTTGTTCAGCTATGGTTCACTGATGTACTAGGTTTTCTCAAGGGCGTGACGATACCGGCCACAGAGCTTGAGCGAGCGTTTAGCCACGGAATGGCTTTTGACGGTTCCTCAATCGAGGGTTTCGCCCGCATTGAAGAGTCAGACATGGTAGTTCGACCGGACCCGACCACTTTCGCCGTTCTACCTTGGGAAGTGCAGGGCGAACGGGCTGGCCGAATGTTTGGCGACGTAATGACACCGGCGGGGAAGCCGGTTCTCTCCGACCCGAGGTTTGTGCTGCGGCGTGTTGTCGAGCGATGCCGCAAGCTCGGTTTCATCCCCAAGGCCGGTTGTGAGCTTGAGTGCTTCTACTTCAAGAGTTCGGCCGCTCCCGAATTTCTAGACCACTCGGGTTATTTCGATCTGACTCCGGTGGCGGTCGCGGAACGGGTTCGCCACGATACTATCACGGCACTCGAGGCCTTGGGCGTACCGGTCGAATACAGCCACCACGAGGTTTCGAAAAGCCAGCACGAGGTGGACCTGCGCTACACAGACGCACTGACCATGGCCGACAACGTTATCACTGCCCGGTTCGTGGCCAAACAAGTTGCCCAAGCTAACAATGTCCACGTGAGTTTCATGCCCAAGCCGGTTTACGGCATCAATGGTTCGGGGATGCACGTTCACCTGTCACTGTTTCGGGCTGGCCGAAACGCATTCTTCGACGCCACAAAGTCCATGTATCTCTCGGACACTGCCCGGCACTTCATCGCTGGTCTGCTTAGGCATGCCGAGGAGATCACTGCGGTCACCAATCAGTGGGTCAACTCCTACAAGCGGCTTGTGCCTGGCTACGAGGCGCCGGTGTATGTGTCATGGGCACAGATGAACCGTTCGGCTTTGGTCCGGGTCCCGGCGTTCGACCGAAGACGACCAGGCGCGGCCCGGTGCGAATACCGCTCGCCGGACCCGGCCTGCAACCCGTACCTTACGTTTGCAGTGCTGTTTGCCGCTGGCCTTGCCGGCATCACTCAGAAGCTGAAACTCAATTCGCCGACATCGGACAATATCTACCGGATGACACCGGAGGAGCGCAAGGCTGCGGGTATCGGTTCGCTACCTTCGGACCTGTTTGGTGCAGTCCTGCGAGCCGAGTCCAGCAAGCTTGTGCGCGAGACTCTGGGTGACGAGCTGTTCCGACACTTCGTGCGCAACAAGAAGCTGGAATGGGACGAGTACAAGGCTCAGGTCACAGAGTACGAGGTCAAGCGCTACCTGCCGATACTGTAGTCGCGTTGTCTTGCGCCCGAATCAGATTGTTCGTACCTGAAACTGCCAAGCAGTGCTGCGGGTCGCTGCCAGTTTCGAAGTGCAGGCAAGAGTTCTTCAAGGTTGTCCCTGGATTCCGAAGCGGGACGTCCTGGACGTGCCTTTGATTTGACCGACAGCCGGGCCACCGTTATCCTCTGCCCGTGGTTGCCCTGCTGCTTGCACTTGTCGCTACAAGTCGAGTCGTTATCACCGAAGTAATGGCCAATCCCTCGGGTAGCACCGGTGCACACGCGCCCGAGGACCGAAACGAGTTTGTGGAACTGTACAACCCCACTCAGGAAGCGGTTGACCTCATGGGCTGGATTCTTGACGACCTCGATGGTTCGCTCGACCGGCTAATTGCGTGGCAGGATTCGTCAATCCTTGGTGCGAACCCGACCGCAATCATCAACTACACCTGGCTCGGGCCTGGCAAGTATGCGGTGGTGTTGGACTCAGAATATACCGACCCGGTGCCAGTCGGTGGGTATGAGCAGCCGTACCGATTTGGTGACTCGTGCCTGATTCTCACTACAGCCAATACTACAATCGGCAACGGTCTAGCCACTACCGATCCCTTAGTACTTGCATCGCCATATGGTGACACAAGTACGTTCGGCACGCCGGCAACCCCGAATGACAATTTTCCGGCCAACCCCGGGGATGGTTTTTCGTGGGAGCGGATTGATCAAGTCGGGCCGGACATCATATCGAACTGGGCCACCTGTTCTGATGGATGCACACCCGGCAGGCCGAACTTGGCGAGCACTGTGCCAAATCTTTCGGTGTCAGAGCTCAGATTAGCTGAGCCGGAGAGTCTGAGGCCGGGTCAGTCGTTTCGGGGTTCGGTCCTGATTGCAAACGTCGGGTTCATTCCAACCCAGAATTGGTTTCTGGATGTATTCCTTGACCGCAACGGAAACTCGGCCCGCGACCCGTCAGAGGAATGCTGGCATACTAACGGATGGCCGCTGCTGCCTGGTGAGGATTCGGTTGTTGAGTTTACGCTTACCGGGCCTAGGACTACAACCGACCTCTGGGCGCGGATTACCTGCGAAGGAGACAGGGATACGGTCAACAATCGGTTGCGCTTGACACTCAATCCATCTGGGGCTGGTCGTCTCTTGAGTTTGGCGACCTCGAGCTTTAGCCCTGATCAGGACGGGTACGAGGACAGCCTTGAAGTCGTATATCGGCTGCCGAGGTCCGGTGGCAAACTGAGAATCGTGATATTCGACCTAGCTGGCCGCGTATGCCGAGAACTGCTTGACGTTAAAACCGAGACTGAGCAGGGCCTGGTCGTGTGGGACGGCCGGAACGCATCAGGCCGGATTGCAGCGGGTGGCATCTACGCCGTGTGGCTGTCATACCATCTGCCGGATGGTGACTGGGTGGAGAAAATGCCAGTGGTACTGGAGCGCTAGCACGCAATCGGGCTTATGGGGCAAGTGGACCCTGCCCTTCAATTGACGATGTAGTTGCGTGGGTTGACCCAAACCCCTCCGCGCATGACACCGTAGTGAAGATGGGTACCGGTAGCGCGGCCTGAGGAACCGACTGTCGCGATGATCTTGCCGCGGCTGACGTTATCCCCAACGTTTACCCGGAGCGACTGGCAATGGGCAAAAAAGGTGTG
It encodes the following:
- the hisS gene encoding histidine--tRNA ligase → MGGLKHTRPKGTQDFIPPESARLRQIETVARSLCERYGFQEIVTPVFEHTEVYVKSSGSGSDIVTKEMYSFKDRAGRDLTLRPEGTPGVVRAVLENYIRVPCRLYYIGPHFRYGRPQKGRYREFRQLGVEALGEAHPMVDAELIRFGVVFFQELGITDCLTQLTSIGCRVCRPAYRDKLVMFLVGHQGELCPDCRLRLERNPLRVFDCKVETCRIAVADAPKPAEYLCPECQRHHQAVMAALRRWEVRFEVNDRLVRGLDYYNRTTFEYISTRLGAQDSLGGGGRYDYLVADFGGPETPAVGLAIGLERTLLATPESSPAVRRKLVFVVWLAESELDAAVRVLDRLRAAGIPAQIDFDARKPKHQFRSADAAGAACCVIVGPDELARGSLSVKNLETGEQLEVPQNTVVEQVRSFLR
- a CDS encoding HNH endonuclease signature motif containing protein yields the protein MIWHYRCPECSQPLEVDWDWHRDEVVCPNCQHSHYPPTPREDHTAYFGGDTWPQEMADAVVALRGTTCAVPGCYEAYATLVHRCPRSKGGRTSVENLLPMCSHHARLKGEQEYDEWLASQPELSPAVKVEPIKITITQKKRPPAPEPSSRFIAFCQPVAGHAKPPLLPADMKLIALAPVLPGPCHRLLLDYDWRLESAGTGRVVLLAWQHTRSLELTAPAGIPDCPQLVNEHSGKAGDSGTGLLELTLDGPGDRRWHVAVALEPGTGQLALDQYLLSLTD
- a CDS encoding glutamine synthetase family protein translates to MKKTSTSVVREIRRRKVRFVQLWFTDVLGFLKGVTIPATELERAFSHGMAFDGSSIEGFARIEESDMVVRPDPTTFAVLPWEVQGERAGRMFGDVMTPAGKPVLSDPRFVLRRVVERCRKLGFIPKAGCELECFYFKSSAAPEFLDHSGYFDLTPVAVAERVRHDTITALEALGVPVEYSHHEVSKSQHEVDLRYTDALTMADNVITARFVAKQVAQANNVHVSFMPKPVYGINGSGMHVHLSLFRAGRNAFFDATKSMYLSDTARHFIAGLLRHAEEITAVTNQWVNSYKRLVPGYEAPVYVSWAQMNRSALVRVPAFDRRRPGAARCEYRSPDPACNPYLTFAVLFAAGLAGITQKLKLNSPTSDNIYRMTPEERKAAGIGSLPSDLFGAVLRAESSKLVRETLGDELFRHFVRNKKLEWDEYKAQVTEYEVKRYLPIL
- a CDS encoding lamin tail domain-containing protein; its protein translation is MVALLLALVATSRVVITEVMANPSGSTGAHAPEDRNEFVELYNPTQEAVDLMGWILDDLDGSLDRLIAWQDSSILGANPTAIINYTWLGPGKYAVVLDSEYTDPVPVGGYEQPYRFGDSCLILTTANTTIGNGLATTDPLVLASPYGDTSTFGTPATPNDNFPANPGDGFSWERIDQVGPDIISNWATCSDGCTPGRPNLASTVPNLSVSELRLAEPESLRPGQSFRGSVLIANVGFIPTQNWFLDVFLDRNGNSARDPSEECWHTNGWPLLPGEDSVVEFTLTGPRTTTDLWARITCEGDRDTVNNRLRLTLNPSGAGRLLSLATSSFSPDQDGYEDSLEVVYRLPRSGGKLRIVIFDLAGRVCRELLDVKTETEQGLVVWDGRNASGRIAAGGIYAVWLSYHLPDGDWVEKMPVVLER